A region of Curvibacter sp. AEP1-3 DNA encodes the following proteins:
- a CDS encoding enoyl-CoA hydratase — translation MSYECITTRIEGDKVAIITLNRPKQLNALNDQLMDELGAALKAFDADPAIGCMVITGSEKAFAAGADITAMAKFSFADAYKGDFITRNWETIRTIRKPVIAAVSGFALGGGCELAMMCDFIIAADNAKFGQPEIKLGIIPGAGGTQRLPRAVGKSKAMDLALTGRMMDAAEAERAGLVSRVVPLDKLQDEALGAALQICAFSQVATMAAKEAVNRSFEGTLADGIAFERRMFHALFATADQKEGMDAFVNKRAANFTHQ, via the coding sequence ATGAGCTACGAATGCATCACCACCCGTATCGAAGGCGACAAGGTCGCCATCATCACGCTCAACCGCCCCAAGCAACTCAACGCGCTGAATGATCAACTGATGGATGAATTGGGCGCGGCGCTCAAGGCCTTTGACGCGGACCCCGCCATCGGCTGCATGGTGATCACCGGCAGTGAGAAAGCCTTTGCCGCCGGCGCCGACATCACGGCCATGGCCAAGTTCAGCTTTGCAGATGCCTACAAGGGCGACTTCATCACCCGCAACTGGGAAACCATACGCACCATCCGCAAGCCGGTCATCGCCGCTGTGAGCGGCTTTGCGCTGGGCGGTGGCTGCGAACTGGCCATGATGTGCGACTTCATCATTGCAGCGGACAACGCCAAATTCGGCCAGCCCGAGATCAAGCTGGGCATCATCCCCGGCGCGGGCGGCACGCAACGCCTTCCCCGTGCTGTGGGCAAGTCCAAGGCCATGGACCTGGCCTTGACAGGCCGCATGATGGACGCCGCTGAAGCCGAGCGCGCAGGCTTGGTGAGCCGCGTAGTGCCGCTGGACAAGCTGCAGGATGAAGCTCTGGGTGCTGCGCTGCAGATTTGCGCTTTCTCTCAGGTGGCCACCATGGCGGCCAAGGAAGCCGTGAATCGTTCGTTTGAAGGCACATTGGCAGACGGCATTGCTTTTGAGCGCCGCATGTTCCACGCCTTGTTTGCCACCGCAGACCAGAAGGAAGGCATGGACGCCTTCGTGAACAAACGCGCGGCGAACTTTACGCACCAATAA
- a CDS encoding enoyl-CoA hydratase-related protein: protein MTDAGTTPTNSFESTVTYAEQGAVALLTLNRPASLNSFTRQMHADLLKALDCAESDSAIRAVVITGAGRGFCAGADLTEFDFEPGPNLVERADPGPVIDQAFNPTTRRIQALRMPVIAAVNGVAAGAGASLALACDVAIAAPGAKFIQAFSKIGLVPDAGSSWFMPQRLGMARALALAMTGDALPAAQAKDWGLIWEVADDCVTAAMDIAQRLAAMPTSALVATRHLLRDGLNRSLNQQLDAERDTQSAMGRTHDYLEGVMAFREKRAARFTGQ from the coding sequence ATGACTGACGCCGGCACGACTCCTACCAACTCCTTTGAATCTACCGTCACCTACGCCGAACAGGGCGCAGTGGCTTTGCTGACCTTGAATCGCCCGGCAAGCCTGAACAGCTTCACCCGCCAAATGCATGCCGATTTGTTGAAGGCGCTGGACTGCGCAGAATCGGATTCCGCCATCCGTGCCGTGGTCATTACCGGTGCAGGCCGTGGTTTTTGTGCGGGCGCGGATTTGACGGAATTCGATTTCGAGCCCGGCCCCAATCTCGTGGAGCGCGCCGATCCCGGCCCCGTGATCGACCAGGCCTTCAACCCCACCACCCGGCGTATTCAAGCTTTGCGCATGCCGGTGATTGCGGCCGTCAATGGCGTGGCTGCAGGGGCAGGGGCTTCACTGGCATTGGCTTGTGATGTGGCGATTGCTGCGCCGGGTGCCAAGTTCATTCAGGCATTCAGCAAGATAGGGCTGGTGCCTGACGCCGGCAGCAGCTGGTTCATGCCCCAGCGCCTGGGCATGGCCCGGGCGCTTGCCTTGGCTATGACCGGTGATGCACTACCTGCGGCGCAGGCCAAAGACTGGGGGCTGATCTGGGAAGTGGCCGACGACTGCGTCACCGCCGCCATGGACATAGCTCAGCGCTTGGCCGCGATGCCGACATCCGCGCTGGTGGCCACCCGCCATCTACTGCGCGACGGGCTTAACCGTAGCCTGAACCAACAGCTGGACGCGGAGCGGGATACCCAAAGTGCCATGGGCCGCACCCATGACTATTTGGAGGGCGTGATGGCATTCCGTGAGAAACGCGCCGCGCGGTTTACCGGCCAATAG
- a CDS encoding M61 family metallopeptidase: MKTSSKPPQTTKSVAKTPVPQAAVHYRVEVADLHAHLYRVTMTVASPASQQVLRLPAWIPGSYLLREFAKHLQKLECRQNGKRIAVEQLDKATWQANCRPELPLEVSYEVYAFDSSVRTAWLDAQRGFFNGTSLCLQVPEAAALPHTLEMLPVAGAQGWQLATGLEAVRIDKAGFGLYRAADYDTLVDCPVEMGPFWSGSFEVFGVPHRFVVAGAPPSFDGEQLLADTRAICEAEMRFWHGSELESYQKESASRTKDARQSPIPFKNYVFMLAAVYDGYGGLEHKNSTALICNRKDLPRLPRSTLAPTTHKQPEGYTTLLGLISHEYFHTWNVKRLRPAELTTYDYTRENYTELLWFFEGFTSYYDDLLLRRAKRIDNAAYLKLLSKTINQVDQTPGRLVQSVAQSSFDAWVKYYRQDENTANATVSYYTKGSLVGLCLDLTLRAEGKTTLDAVMRGLWRRGAGGPMTEVDLLTVLQELGGRSFAKDLERWVHSTKELPVAELLEQHGVQVNREPDQVAQQLGLRVKESGGLFIQQVLRGGAAEKAGFAAGDEWLAVQTEGEPWRMQSLDDLTLYTGKAKKVTALVSRDKRLMNLQLTLPAASQAVRLSVRDAAATNKWLESAG, from the coding sequence ATGAAAACCTCTTCCAAGCCCCCCCAGACCACCAAATCTGTGGCAAAGACCCCTGTCCCTCAGGCTGCAGTGCATTACCGGGTGGAAGTGGCAGATCTGCATGCCCACCTCTACCGGGTCACCATGACGGTGGCGTCGCCGGCCAGTCAGCAGGTGCTGCGGCTGCCGGCTTGGATACCGGGCAGCTACCTGCTGCGCGAATTTGCCAAGCACCTGCAAAAGCTGGAATGCCGTCAGAATGGCAAGCGGATCGCGGTCGAGCAACTGGACAAGGCGACCTGGCAAGCCAACTGCCGCCCGGAGCTGCCGCTGGAAGTGAGCTACGAGGTCTACGCCTTCGACTCCTCAGTGCGCACCGCTTGGCTGGACGCGCAGCGCGGCTTTTTTAATGGCACCAGCCTGTGCCTGCAGGTGCCCGAAGCAGCAGCACTGCCGCACACTTTGGAAATGCTGCCTGTTGCAGGCGCCCAAGGCTGGCAGCTGGCTACCGGACTGGAGGCGGTGCGCATCGACAAAGCCGGCTTCGGCCTCTACCGCGCTGCCGACTACGACACGCTGGTGGACTGCCCGGTGGAAATGGGCCCGTTCTGGAGCGGCAGCTTCGAGGTATTCGGAGTGCCGCACCGCTTTGTGGTGGCGGGTGCCCCGCCCAGCTTCGATGGCGAGCAACTGCTGGCCGACACTCGCGCCATCTGCGAGGCCGAGATGCGTTTCTGGCATGGCAGCGAGCTTGAAAGCTATCAAAAAGAGAGCGCATCGCGCACGAAGGATGCGCGCCAGAGCCCGATTCCATTCAAAAACTACGTCTTCATGCTGGCGGCTGTGTACGACGGCTACGGCGGGCTGGAGCACAAAAACTCCACGGCGCTCATCTGCAACCGTAAGGACCTGCCGCGCCTGCCCCGCAGCACGCTGGCGCCCACCACACACAAGCAGCCCGAGGGCTACACCACGCTGCTGGGGCTGATCAGCCACGAGTACTTCCACACCTGGAACGTGAAGCGCTTGCGCCCCGCAGAACTGACCACCTATGACTACACCCGCGAAAACTACACCGAGCTGCTGTGGTTCTTTGAGGGTTTCACCAGCTATTACGACGACCTGCTGCTGCGCCGGGCCAAGCGCATCGACAACGCGGCCTACCTCAAACTGCTGAGCAAGACCATCAACCAAGTGGACCAGACGCCCGGCCGACTGGTGCAGAGCGTGGCCCAAAGCAGCTTTGACGCCTGGGTGAAGTACTACCGGCAGGACGAGAACACAGCCAACGCTACAGTGAGCTACTACACCAAGGGTTCCCTGGTCGGCCTGTGCTTGGACCTGACCTTGCGCGCTGAGGGAAAAACCACGCTGGATGCAGTGATGCGCGGTCTGTGGAGACGTGGCGCCGGCGGCCCCATGACCGAAGTCGACCTGCTGACCGTGCTTCAAGAGCTGGGTGGCCGCTCGTTTGCCAAAGACTTGGAGCGCTGGGTGCACAGCACCAAGGAACTGCCGGTGGCCGAATTGCTGGAGCAGCACGGTGTGCAGGTGAACCGCGAACCGGATCAAGTGGCCCAGCAGCTGGGGCTGCGCGTCAAGGAGTCCGGCGGCCTGTTCATCCAGCAAGTGCTCCGCGGCGGTGCGGCTGAGAAGGCCGGCTTTGCGGCGGGCGACGAATGGCTGGCCGTGCAAACTGAAGGCGAGCCCTGGCGCATGCAATCCTTGGATGACCTGACGCTTTACACCGGCAAGGCCAAGAAAGTCACAGCACTCGTATCGCGTGACAAGCGGCTGATGAACCTGCAACTCACCCTGCCTGCAGCCTCTCAAGCCGTGCGCCTGTCGGTGCGCGATGCGGCCGCAACCAATAAATGGCTGGAGAGCGCCGGCTGA
- a CDS encoding DsbC family protein, which produces MHFTRSFAATLGLALAALTTGATAQEAAIREAIAKRVPQLKAIDEVRPSKIPGLYEVRVNGAEIYYTDAKGNYLIQGNMFETKGLRNLTEERINKLTAIKFDTLPFKDAFTIVRGNGSRKVAVFEDPNCGYCKRFERDLQKIDNVTVYMFLYPILGPDSTEKSKAIWCSKDKAVAWQDWMLRDQPAPAAAAMCDTTPLARNVEFGKAYRIQGTPTLLFEDGNRVPGAIDAQQIEKHLKDAKG; this is translated from the coding sequence ATGCATTTCACCCGCTCGTTTGCCGCCACCCTGGGTTTGGCCTTGGCCGCCCTTACCACCGGCGCAACTGCCCAAGAGGCCGCCATCCGCGAAGCCATTGCCAAACGCGTGCCCCAGCTCAAGGCGATTGACGAAGTGCGCCCCTCCAAGATTCCGGGCCTGTATGAAGTCCGCGTCAACGGCGCCGAGATCTATTACACCGATGCCAAAGGGAACTACCTCATCCAGGGCAACATGTTTGAGACCAAGGGCCTGCGCAATTTGACCGAAGAGCGCATCAACAAGCTGACTGCGATCAAGTTCGACACCTTGCCGTTCAAGGACGCCTTCACGATCGTGCGTGGCAACGGCTCGCGCAAGGTAGCCGTGTTTGAAGACCCCAACTGCGGCTACTGCAAGCGCTTTGAGCGTGACCTGCAGAAGATCGACAACGTGACGGTCTACATGTTCCTGTACCCCATCCTGGGACCGGACTCCACCGAAAAGTCGAAGGCCATCTGGTGCAGCAAGGACAAGGCGGTCGCTTGGCAGGATTGGATGCTTCGTGACCAACCCGCACCTGCTGCTGCCGCCATGTGCGACACCACGCCACTGGCCCGCAACGTGGAGTTCGGCAAGGCCTACCGCATTCAGGGTACCCCCACCCTGCTGTTTGAAGACGGCAACCGCGTGCCTGGTGCCATCGACGCCCAGCAAATCGAGAAGCACCTGAAAGACGCCAAGGGATGA
- a CDS encoding FAD-dependent monooxygenase, whose protein sequence is MAQTYDICIRGAGIVGRALALHLAAKRLKVALVVTAAGNMAADTDVRAYALNQQSRALLEAVRCWPAGDSATSVLHMQVEADAQAQVNFAAADQGAEALNWIVDVPVLEQQLAQAVQFQPLITVVDSPQPATLTVVCEGRSSTTRDEYGVEFDVFKYDQWAVAARVESELPHGQTARQWFNEGEITALLPMGGAQGNFHALVWSVSPERAQHLLNSPDMEFTDALQTATRMAVGSLRLTGPCASWPLQHAVARRWAGTAPMAGASRDWVLAGDAAHNVHPLAGQGLNLGLGDVAELVKVLDGRGYWRAVDDMRLLRQYERARKAEFAMVGGSGDSLQQLFSHPHELVQSARSWGMRGFDHLLPLKRWVARRAMGL, encoded by the coding sequence ATGGCCCAAACCTATGACATTTGTATCCGTGGCGCTGGCATTGTGGGGCGCGCGCTGGCGCTGCATCTGGCGGCCAAACGCTTGAAGGTTGCCCTGGTAGTGACCGCTGCCGGAAACATGGCGGCAGACACTGATGTGCGAGCGTACGCACTCAATCAGCAATCACGCGCGCTGTTGGAAGCGGTGCGTTGCTGGCCGGCAGGAGACAGCGCCACGTCTGTCCTGCACATGCAGGTCGAAGCGGATGCCCAAGCCCAAGTGAACTTTGCGGCAGCAGACCAGGGCGCTGAGGCACTGAACTGGATCGTCGATGTACCGGTGCTGGAGCAGCAACTGGCGCAAGCCGTGCAATTCCAACCCCTCATAACAGTAGTCGACTCGCCCCAGCCCGCCACCCTCACCGTCGTATGTGAAGGCCGCTCTAGCACCACACGTGATGAATACGGCGTCGAATTCGACGTGTTCAAGTACGACCAATGGGCAGTCGCGGCCCGGGTAGAGAGCGAGCTCCCTCACGGGCAGACTGCGCGTCAATGGTTCAATGAAGGCGAAATTACCGCACTATTGCCGATGGGTGGAGCACAAGGGAACTTCCACGCACTGGTGTGGTCAGTCAGTCCCGAGCGCGCACAACACCTGCTAAACAGCCCTGACATGGAATTTACCGACGCATTGCAAACCGCCACCCGCATGGCCGTGGGCAGCTTGCGCCTCACCGGCCCCTGTGCCAGTTGGCCCCTGCAACATGCTGTGGCACGGCGCTGGGCAGGTACGGCCCCGATGGCTGGCGCATCACGTGACTGGGTACTGGCCGGCGATGCCGCCCACAACGTACACCCCCTGGCGGGCCAAGGACTGAACCTCGGGCTGGGCGACGTGGCTGAACTGGTGAAGGTGCTGGATGGCCGCGGCTATTGGCGCGCGGTGGACGATATGCGCCTGCTGCGCCAGTATGAACGGGCCCGCAAAGCTGAATTCGCGATGGTGGGTGGCAGTGGCGATTCCTTGCAACAACTTTTTTCACATCCCCATGAACTGGTGCAAAGTGCACGCAGCTGGGGCATGCGGGGCTTTGACCACCTTCTGCCCTTGAAGCGCTGGGTAGCCCGCCGCGCGATGGGCCTTTAA
- a CDS encoding MOSC domain-containing protein, translated as MPDSFTPDVHGRIAALMIYPVKSLAGITVMEARLLETGLEWDRHWMVVDAEGLFLTQRECPRMALVQPRITSGALELHGPEVEPLVVPLQAQGPLRRVQVWDDSLDAMDMGEDAALWLQQVLGEPGVRLVRFAPQVQRPCSTRWTGGAPSHTQFADGYPVLVTTDASMDPLNARLAAAGLAPVGINRFRPNLVLGGLDAHDEDHLTVLEVEMDAERQVRPRLALVKPCARCPIPNIDPVTAQSHPGVGDALMAYRQDARVNGAITFGMNAIVQAGAGAVLRVGQSVAASYGFE; from the coding sequence ATGCCCGACAGTTTCACCCCCGATGTGCACGGCCGCATCGCCGCTTTGATGATTTACCCGGTTAAATCACTCGCTGGAATCACTGTGATGGAAGCCCGTTTACTGGAGACCGGTCTGGAATGGGACCGGCACTGGATGGTGGTGGACGCAGAGGGCCTGTTCCTGACGCAGCGCGAATGCCCCCGGATGGCCTTAGTGCAACCCCGGATCACGTCCGGCGCCTTGGAGCTGCACGGACCGGAAGTGGAGCCCCTTGTGGTGCCGCTTCAAGCGCAAGGCCCTTTGCGCCGCGTGCAGGTGTGGGATGACTCGTTGGATGCCATGGACATGGGGGAAGACGCAGCTTTGTGGTTGCAGCAAGTATTGGGCGAGCCCGGTGTACGGCTGGTGCGCTTTGCTCCGCAGGTGCAACGTCCGTGCAGCACGCGCTGGACAGGTGGTGCCCCCAGCCACACCCAGTTTGCCGACGGCTACCCGGTGTTGGTGACTACCGATGCTTCCATGGATCCCCTCAACGCTCGACTGGCCGCTGCCGGATTAGCCCCTGTCGGTATAAACCGCTTCCGCCCCAATCTGGTCCTGGGTGGGCTGGATGCCCATGATGAAGATCACCTCACGGTGCTGGAAGTGGAGATGGACGCAGAGCGTCAAGTCCGTCCCCGTCTGGCCTTGGTCAAGCCCTGTGCCCGCTGCCCGATTCCAAACATTGATCCCGTCACGGCCCAAAGCCATCCGGGCGTTGGTGACGCCTTGATGGCCTACCGGCAGGATGCCCGCGTGAACGGCGCGATCACTTTCGGCATGAATGCCATCGTGCAGGCCGGTGCGGGTGCTGTGCTGCGAGTGGGCCAGTCGGTGGCGGCGAGTTATGGTTTTGAGTGA
- a CDS encoding sensor domain-containing diguanylate cyclase yields MTLLTCSHTLASRALAMVVLCWVALFSQHVGAQTTYTLDDNVGSFRLQDSLAFLVDPDGKSNIDEILKRDRNRFSPASTARSLPLREGNSVWVRLSLARDAHSTAKWTLAIPLPYLDYAALYQPDGQGAWTRQVAGDTLPVDSWSRPALYADFKLDVPVEGAYDVYLELRNFKPTLMPLMIATESKRNSQRELEHLLLGGLFGALIMLVGVCAIHYLQSRSADDGWYTLYAAGMAVVVSCMTGLSGLWLWPQSPAWSNYTHFSMPILGLGATLIFVRHITSLDAGFPRLSQAVYGVAGFGIPIALLGVAIDRSVADVFNAVYLATCPLLLLVATIQTWRRGHAVGRWLTIAYTPNAVVTVYIGLQMLQLLPAWWQSRYLMVAAVALSVPLLQQALHLRARERREVQERADALPTQDALTGLLTRPLFDTQVELAIKRSRQNREPSAIVMVEVVNYSYLRESYGDAIAEQCLLRAAVKLHRVLRDVDPAGRVDTARFGLVLDGVASRQELTERMVRLVASGLIPLPGLRPEVTLQFHISCALLTEVVADKRTVLQELQDVLHGMSPRTRRPIRFLEPAPTMPAALPSKEDGNSDRAPLTPHSKP; encoded by the coding sequence ATGACACTCCTCACCTGCTCACACACACTCGCCAGTCGCGCTCTGGCCATGGTCGTTCTATGCTGGGTGGCACTGTTCAGCCAGCACGTGGGCGCGCAAACCACGTACACACTGGACGACAACGTCGGGAGTTTCCGGCTACAGGACTCTCTGGCTTTCCTGGTGGACCCGGATGGCAAAAGCAATATTGACGAGATCCTCAAACGGGACCGAAACCGCTTCAGCCCGGCCAGCACCGCACGCAGCCTTCCTCTGCGGGAAGGCAATTCTGTCTGGGTGCGCTTGAGTCTTGCGCGAGACGCGCACTCCACCGCCAAGTGGACATTGGCCATTCCCCTGCCTTACCTTGATTACGCTGCGCTGTACCAACCTGATGGACAAGGCGCCTGGACCCGTCAAGTGGCCGGAGACACCTTGCCAGTCGACAGCTGGAGCCGGCCCGCGCTCTACGCGGACTTCAAGCTCGACGTGCCGGTGGAAGGGGCTTACGACGTCTATCTGGAGCTCCGCAATTTCAAGCCCACGCTGATGCCGCTGATGATCGCGACAGAGAGCAAACGCAATAGCCAGAGGGAACTGGAACATTTGCTGCTGGGTGGTCTGTTTGGAGCGCTCATCATGCTGGTGGGCGTATGCGCCATCCATTACTTGCAAAGCCGCAGCGCAGACGATGGTTGGTACACCCTCTATGCCGCTGGTATGGCGGTCGTGGTGAGCTGCATGACAGGACTTTCGGGTTTGTGGTTGTGGCCTCAATCTCCAGCATGGTCCAACTACACCCATTTCAGCATGCCCATTCTGGGCTTGGGTGCGACACTCATCTTCGTGCGGCACATCACTTCGTTGGACGCGGGCTTCCCGCGTCTCTCGCAAGCTGTCTACGGGGTTGCAGGATTCGGCATTCCCATCGCACTTTTGGGCGTGGCCATCGACCGCAGTGTGGCCGACGTGTTCAATGCGGTATACCTCGCCACTTGCCCCCTTCTGCTGTTGGTAGCCACGATCCAGACCTGGCGCCGCGGCCATGCAGTAGGCCGCTGGCTGACGATCGCCTACACACCCAACGCCGTGGTGACCGTTTACATCGGGCTGCAAATGTTGCAGCTGCTACCGGCATGGTGGCAGTCCCGCTACCTGATGGTGGCAGCAGTGGCGTTGTCTGTTCCGCTCCTGCAACAAGCCTTGCATTTGCGCGCCCGCGAGCGACGCGAAGTCCAGGAGCGTGCAGACGCACTTCCGACCCAGGACGCCCTGACCGGCCTGTTGACCCGCCCGCTGTTCGATACCCAGGTAGAGCTGGCGATCAAGCGTTCGCGCCAGAACCGGGAGCCCTCCGCCATCGTGATGGTGGAGGTGGTGAACTACAGCTACTTGCGTGAGTCCTATGGCGACGCGATTGCCGAGCAATGCCTGCTGCGTGCAGCCGTCAAACTTCACCGCGTATTGCGTGACGTGGATCCCGCCGGCCGTGTGGATACTGCCCGCTTCGGCTTGGTGCTCGATGGAGTGGCATCACGCCAGGAACTCACGGAGCGCATGGTCCGCCTGGTGGCCTCCGGCCTGATCCCACTGCCCGGACTGCGCCCGGAAGTCACGCTGCAATTTCACATCAGCTGTGCCTTGTTGACCGAGGTGGTCGCCGACAAGCGCACAGTCCTGCAAGAGCTGCAGGACGTTTTGCACGGCATGTCGCCCCGCACCCGTCGCCCCATTCGTTTCCTGGAGCCCGCACCAACGATGCCGGCAGCCCTGCCCTCCAAGGAGGACGGCAACTCTGACCGAGCACCGCTCACGCCTCACTCAAAACCATAA
- a CDS encoding sensor domain-containing diguanylate cyclase, translating into MPYLFPRLLVALALWIGVGGWSASAAETAPPDTLVLGDGTSSLTVQGRTLQWLENGRTADVKNALTAPFQTIPATQVASLNESNTLWLKMRVVRAAGNTSRWVLNIPQPYLDYVTLYELRNGAWYPQTAGDTHSQTHWAIRGLYPEFELNLPAGQPQDLLLQVRNFKPLPLPLRISPASVREAQRLMESIVLGLVFGLVLTLTVLSLMRYAEFRNISDLGAALYSVLIVTALSQFNGVLNALIWTDAPAWADYANSVLPVIALGGALLYGRHLYALNTHHPQFDRALQIMAWASLASVFSYVVVDRSTADLIAGATLLVGTAMGLVATWLNWRTGSPLGAWLLWTYTPQFGMVLWMTLEAGGYLPAFWPLRYLLTLTVAASVPALVYALGRATHDRKEIAARAEHLPTQDALTGLLTPGAFQSHLEDAYQRAISGREPVALVLVTVVNHEHIRSSMGDPIAEQCLLRAVIKLHRVLRDVDPAARVGSARFAMLMEGVASRQAVTERLVKLVASGLIPLQGLQPEVTLQFQAACVLLQENPIAPAKALDELAEVLAGISPRTRRPIRFLEPVPTQVASLHSSLSA; encoded by the coding sequence ATGCCATACCTGTTTCCTCGCCTGTTGGTGGCGCTGGCACTCTGGATAGGGGTGGGTGGCTGGAGCGCCAGTGCCGCGGAAACCGCCCCCCCAGACACACTGGTACTCGGTGACGGCACCAGTAGCCTGACAGTCCAAGGCCGCACATTGCAATGGCTGGAGAACGGCCGTACGGCAGACGTCAAGAATGCACTGACGGCCCCTTTTCAAACCATTCCCGCAACGCAGGTCGCTAGCCTGAACGAGAGCAACACCTTGTGGCTCAAGATGCGCGTGGTGCGGGCAGCAGGGAATACGTCTCGCTGGGTCCTCAACATTCCGCAGCCTTATTTGGACTACGTCACTCTGTACGAACTGCGTAACGGGGCCTGGTATCCGCAAACCGCCGGGGATACGCATTCCCAAACCCATTGGGCCATCCGCGGCTTGTATCCGGAATTCGAGCTAAACCTTCCGGCCGGTCAGCCACAGGACCTGCTGCTGCAAGTGCGCAACTTCAAACCGCTCCCCCTGCCACTGCGTATCAGTCCCGCTAGCGTGCGCGAAGCGCAACGCCTGATGGAGAGCATTGTGCTCGGTCTGGTGTTCGGCCTGGTGCTCACCCTGACTGTGCTTTCATTGATGCGGTATGCAGAGTTCCGCAACATTTCTGACCTGGGCGCCGCGCTGTACAGCGTGCTGATCGTCACCGCCCTGAGCCAATTCAATGGCGTACTGAACGCCTTGATCTGGACCGACGCGCCGGCTTGGGCTGATTACGCCAATAGCGTGCTACCGGTCATTGCCCTCGGAGGGGCGCTGCTTTACGGTCGACACCTTTACGCCCTGAACACCCACCACCCGCAGTTTGATCGTGCGTTGCAAATCATGGCATGGGCCTCGTTGGCATCGGTATTCAGCTATGTGGTGGTTGATCGATCCACGGCAGACCTGATTGCCGGTGCGACGCTCCTGGTGGGCACCGCCATGGGCCTTGTAGCCACATGGCTTAACTGGCGCACCGGCTCTCCCCTGGGAGCGTGGCTCTTGTGGACGTACACCCCGCAGTTCGGCATGGTGTTGTGGATGACCCTGGAAGCCGGGGGCTACCTGCCTGCCTTCTGGCCATTGCGATATCTGCTGACGCTCACCGTGGCTGCTTCCGTGCCGGCACTGGTCTATGCATTGGGGCGTGCGACCCATGACCGCAAGGAAATTGCAGCCCGGGCAGAGCACCTCCCGACGCAGGATGCTTTGACAGGCTTGCTGACCCCCGGCGCATTTCAATCTCACCTGGAAGATGCCTACCAGCGTGCGATTAGCGGGCGCGAGCCAGTAGCTTTGGTGCTGGTAACCGTGGTCAACCATGAACATATCCGCAGCAGTATGGGGGACCCGATTGCAGAACAGTGCCTCTTGCGCGCCGTGATCAAGCTGCACCGGGTACTGCGCGATGTGGATCCGGCGGCCCGCGTAGGCAGTGCCCGCTTTGCCATGCTGATGGAAGGCGTGGCCTCCCGGCAGGCTGTCACAGAGCGTTTGGTGAAGCTGGTGGCGTCCGGTCTGATCCCCTTGCAGGGCTTGCAGCCGGAAGTAACGCTGCAATTCCAAGCCGCCTGTGTACTGCTCCAGGAAAATCCGATAGCCCCCGCCAAGGCACTCGACGAATTGGCCGAAGTTTTGGCAGGTATCTCACCCCGCACCCGACGTCCGATCCGGTTTCTCGAACCCGTGCCCACCCAGGTCGCGAGCTTGCACTCCTCGTTGTCCGCATGA